In Blastocatellia bacterium, the sequence GCAGTTGCTCGAAACGCGCTTCGGTATCCGCAAAGTTCTGATTACGCCTTCGGGCACGACGGCGCTCGAAATGGCGGCGATGCTCTGCGACCTGGGGCCGGGCGACGAAGTCATCATGCCGTCGTTCACCTTTTCTTCGACCGCCAATGCCGTTATTCGCTGTGGCGCGCGTCCAGTCTTTGTTGACATACGGCCCGACACCCTCAACCTCGACGAGACCTTGATCGAAGCGGCCATCACGCCGCGCACGCGGGCGATCATCCCGATTCACTATGCCGGCGTCGGCTGCGCGATGGATGAAGTGATGAAGACCGCGGCGGCGCACGGCTTATTGGTGATCGAAGACGCCGCGCAAGGCGTCAACGCTTTCTATGGCGGCAAACCTCTGGGGGCCATCGGCCACCTCGGCGCTTATAGCTTTCATTACACCAAGAACTATCTCTGCGGCGAAGGCGGCGCGCTGACCGTCAATGCGCCCGACCTGATCGAGCGCGCCGAGATCATCCGCGACAAGGGCACCAACCGCAAACAGTTCTTGCGCGGCGAAGTCGACAAGTACACCTGGGTTGATGTCGGTTGCTCGTCTGCGCCCGGCGAAATCGTCTGCGCCTTCCTCTACGCACAACTGGAACAGATGGACGCCATCACGCAGCGGCGGCGCGAGATTTATGCGTTCTATCAGCGCCGCCTTGAGCCGCTGGCGCGCGCCGGTTTGCTCGGCCTGCCGACGATTCCCGACGACTGCGAGAGCAATTACCATCTGTTCTACATCCTGCTGCCAACGGCTTCGATGCGCGACCAGTTGATGAGCCATCTGCAAGCGCAAGGCATTCAGGCGGTCTTTCATTATGTGCCGCTGCACTCTTCGCCCTTCGGCAAACGCTTCGGCGACCGTCAGCTTCCGGTGACAGACCAGTTGAGCGCCCGCTTGCTCAGGCTGCCGTTCTTCAACGACATCACTACGGATGAGCAGGCCGAAGTCGTCGAGCAGATCGCGGCCTTCCTGAAACAGACGCCGGAAGACAACCGCCGCGAGCCTTACGTTCTTGCCGCCGGCCAGCCAGAGGAACCCGCGCCATGAGCCGCGCGACCGAGGCTGGCGCGTCCGCGTCGGCCCCTGACCTGTCGGTCGTCATCCCGGTCTATCGCAGCGAGGATTGCTTGCCGGCGCTGGTTAGCGCCATCGAGCAGGCGCTTGTGCCTGTGGGCCGGACGTATGAAGTCGTCCTCGTCAACGATTGCTCGCCCGACCAGTCGTGGAAGGTCATCCGCGCCCTGTGCCGCGACCACGCCAACATTATCGGCGTCGATTTGCGCCGCAACTTTGGACAGGACAACGCCATCATGACCGGCCTGCGGCTGGCGCGCGGGCGCTATGTCGCCATCATGGATGACGACCTGCAACACCACCCGCGCGATTTGCCGGCGCTGCTCGACAAAGCCGAGGAAGGCTATGATGTCGTCTACGCAGACTTTCGCGTCAAGCGACAGAAGGCATGGAAAAATCTCGGCAGCTGGTTCAATGGCAAGGTCGCCGAATGGGTCATCCACAAGCCGAAAGAGATTTATCTGTCGCCTTACAAAGTCATCCACAGTGAAGTCGCCAAGCTGATCTGCGCTTATGACGGCCCGCGCCCTTACGTAGACGGATTGCTGTTCCAGGTGACTTCACGCATCACGCAACTGCCGGTCGAGCATCACACGCGTTTCGCTGGCCGCAGCACTTACACCTTCTGGGGGTCTGTGCGGGTCTGGGCGCGGCTGGCCTTCTCGTTTTCGGTGCAGCCGCTCAGGCTGGTCACCTGGTTCGGCTTCAGCTTCGCGTTCCTCGGCCTGGTGCTGACGCTCGTAGTCGTCGGCTACCGCCTGCTCTTCCCCGAAGCCTTCTCGAATGCGGTGGCCGGCTGGGCGTCGTTGATGGTTGCGCTGCTGCTGGTCGGCGGCATTCAGATGGTCTTCTTCGGCATCCTCGGCGAATACACCGGACAGACCTATCTGCGCGTCAATAACAAACCGCAGGCGGCCATCCGCGAAGTCATCAACCGCGAGCGGACCGCGCAACCGCGGATGGCCCGGCAAGAGGTGAGCCTTGGCAACCAGTCTGATCTATAAAAGCACGCCGCTTTATCAACTGGTCATGCGCACGCTCTATGGCCGCCACCTCGACTCGCGTTACCGCGTCATCGCCGAATTGATTGCTACCGGCGCAAGCGTGCTCGATCTTTGTTGCGGGCCGCCGATCCTCTTCAAGCGCCACTTGCGGCAAAGGGGCGTGCGCTATATGGGGCTCGACATCAATGCCGGGTTCATCGAGCAACTGGTCAGCAGCGGCGGTCGGGGGCAGGTCTGGGACTTGCGCAAAGATGAGCCGTTGCCGCCCGCCGATTACGTCATCATGCAGGGCGCATTGTATGATTTCTTACCCGATGCCTTGCCCGTGGTCGAGCGCATGTTTGCGGCGGCTCGGCAGCAGGTGATCATTGCCGAGCCGATTCGCAATCTGGCAAACAGCCAGTGGCCCTTGATGCGGTGGGTCGCGCGGCATCTGACCGATCCCGGCTCGGGAGCGCAGCCGCACCGCTTCACCGAGCAGACGCTGGACGATTTTTTCGCCGCTTACGCCGAACAGCTTGATCGGGCTTTCTTGATTCCGGGGGGACGTGAAAAAGTTTACGTCTTCAATAAACGCTGACGGCGGCTGATGAACGCGATGGCAACGAGCGAACAGGAGATCGAGCAAGACAAGCCGAGCGCGCGCCGCCGGGCGCTTGCCGACCGTTTGCCGCTCGTCATTACGCTGGTTGCGGGCGCGGTCTGTTACGGGTTGTTCTATCGCCGCGGGCTGGGACTGGCGGTCATCGGCTACAGCGTCGCGCCGACCGAGCGCGTCCTGCAAGGCGAAGTGCCTTACCGCGATTTCCTCTTCAACTACACGCCGGGCATTCTGTGGCTGAACGCGCTGCTGATGAAGTGGTTCGGCGTAACGCTACTGACGGTGCGCGCAGGGCTGCTGGTGACGCGGCTGCTGACGCTGGCGCTGGTCTATCATCTGGCGCGGCGGCTCGCGGGCTTCTGGCTGGGCTTGCTGCCGGTGGCGCTGACGGTTGCGTGGCTTGGCTACGAGCACCTGTTCAATCCCTACCCGGATGTTTACTTCATGCCGCTGGCGCTTGCGGGCCTGCTCTGTGCGCTCAATTACGATCAGTCGTCGCGCGCCGGCTGGCTGTTGCTCGGAGGGCTGGCGGCGGGCGGCGTCTTTCTCTTCAAGCACAACGTCGGCGTCTTTGTGATGGGCTGTGGCCTGATCGCTCTGGGGCTGCGCGAATGGGCGGTCGGCGCTTACCAAACGCGCGGCGAGATGGCTCGCGGGTTGGTGCAGCGCGCGGCGATTTACTTAATCGGCTTTGGCTCTGTGGTCGCCGCGATGGCGGCCTATCTATATTCGCGGCACGCGCTCGGCGCGATGGTCGAACACTTCCGGCACCACGCCGCGGCCTACAGCGAATCGCGCGCCATCGGCTTGCCGTCGCCGAAACAGCTCTGGCCGCTGGCGCTCGGCCTGGCGGTCGCTTTCGTTGGCGCGGTGATGATCATTAAGCGAGCGCCGCGCCTCTTAGCGGCTTTCGTTACGCTGATGACTGCGCTGATGGCGGCGCTGGTCTTATGGCCCGGTCGCGCTTTCATCTTCAAGCAGGCGGCGACCGCGGCGGTCGCTTACCTGCCGCCGACGTTGTTCGCACTGGCGGCGGCGGCGGCGCTGTGGCCGGGCGTCCGGGCATTGCGTTCATCAAGCAACGAGCCGGCGTTCAGAGACCGGCTGAACGCCACGCGACAAGCGATAGCGAGCAAGTTTCAAACGCGCGAGGCGCGGCGCGAATGGTGGCAACGCAATGGCGCAATGCTCACAGTGATGCTGTACGCGCTGGGCGTTTACCTGGAGATGTTCCCGCGCGCCGATTACTATCATCTGGTGCGTGTGCTGCCGCCGGTCTTCTTGCTGTTGCTGGCCGCCCTGCCGCGGGCGCGGCCGGTGATCGAAAGCGGCTTGCGATCACGACTCGCGGCGGCGCCACGCGCAGGGTGGCTGGTGATTTTGCTGCCGGTCTTTTTGCTTGTCGTCACCGGCTGGCAGGCGACGTGGCGGCCGCAATTCGATGGCCGCTTCCGCTTCGTCAATCGCCACGAACTGGCCATTGAGCGCGGGCGCGGCATCCTGGTCGGCCAGCAGCAGGCGGCGCTGGTTGATGGGCTGGTCAAGCTGATTCAAGACAACAGCGCGGCGGACGAGCCGATCTTTTCGTTTTCGCAGCGCGCCAGCGCGCTCTACTTTCTCGCGGCCCGCCGCAACCCGACGCGCTTCTTGTGGTGGCGCTCAGTCGGCATCAGCCGCGCAGAGCGCGATGGCGTGATGCAGATGATCAGCGAGCGCCAGCCGAAGCTCGTCATCGTTCAGGAGATTGCCGCGACCGAGAAGACTCGCGAGTTCATCGGCCAGTATTACCGCCGCCTCGGCGCGGTCGCCGATCTCGCGGTCTACGGGCGTGATTAGCATCGAGTTTCGATTGGATTGTGATTAGTGATGACAAGTACAGAAATGAGCGCAGACGAAATTCGCCTCGACCGCTACGTGCTGGCGGTGTGGCGCGCGAAATGGTGGATCATCCTGCTGGCGCTGCTAGCGACAGGTGTGGCGGCCTTTCTCGCCAACCGCCAGCCCGCTTCGTATGAGGCGACGGCGCTGGTCGAAGTCGGGCGCGTGTGGAATCAGCCGCTCAAGGATTTATTCATCACCGCCGAGACCGCCAACAGTCCGGGCTTCATCCACGATCTGGCGGGCAAGCTAGGCGTAGCGCCCAAGCAACTGCTGCGCGCCGTACAGGCCGAGGCGTATGTCAGTGGCGTGCCTCATGCGCGTTACGCCATCCTGATTCGCATCGTGGCGACGACCGATAATCCTGATCAGTCGGTGCGCTTCGCACAGGCCGTGGCCGACGAGATCGTCGCCTGGCACGCGCAGATTTATGAAGAGGCGATGCGTCCGCACCTGGCGCGTCAGCAGCAGCTTGAGGAGCAACTCAAGCCGTTGCAGTCGTCACCGACAACGCGCGATACATCTCTCAAGATCGAATCGGAATTAGAAGAAGTGAAGACCAACAACACGTCGCCACTGCTGACGGCAAAGACGCATCTGGTAGAGCGAATCGTCGCAGGCGGCGGCAGCAAGCCGCCCATCTGGCGCAGCGCCGCAAGCTGGGGCCTGGCCGCGGCGCTCGCCGGCGTCGTCCTGGCGCTGATCATCGGCCACTTAAAGAGCCGCGTGCGGTAATACCAATTAAGGCTTTGCCACCAAGACACCAAGCCTCACGATCTTCTTATAGCGGTTTGCCAATGCGTGCGACCTGGACGCAAGCGGCCTTCTTCAGCCGATGAATTTATAGCCGAGCCCGTGAACGGTGAGGATGTATTGCGGGTGGCGCGGGTTGGTTTCGAGCTTCTGCCGCAGCCATGCGACGTGCACGTCAACGGTGCGCGTCGAGGGCATGGCGTGATAGCCCCACACTTCATTCAACAGGGTGTCGCGGGTGATGGCCGATTCGCGGTGCTCGATGAAATAGCGCAGCAGGGCGAACTCGCGCGCCGACAGCTCGACCGGCTGGCCGTCGCGGGTCACTTCGGCTTTGCGAAAGTCAATGCGCACTTTGCCGAACTGATAGACCTCGGCGGTATCAAGCGTTGCCGCCGGGGCGCGGCGCAGCAGCGCTTCGATGCGCGCCAGCAGCTCGATCATTTCGAAAGGCTTGGTCAAATAATCGTCGGCGCCGAGCTTCAGGCCGACGACCTTATCCACCACCTGACCGCGCGCCGTCAGCATCAGCACAGGCGTTCGCACGCCTTGTTGGCGCAGGTCGCGGCAAACATCAAAGCCATTCTTGCGCGGCAGCATCACGTCGAGCAGGATGACGTCGAAGCCTTCGGTTGCGGCGCGCTGCAAACCGCTTTCGCCATCGCGCGCCGCCTCGACCGCGTAGCCTTCTTTGCCCAAGCGGTCGCTTAGGGTTAGCACCAATCCGGGCTCGTCTTCGATGAGCAGAATGCGCTTGGTCATATCAACAAGGAGTCAGGAGTCAGAATGAAAGCGGCGGCGACAGCCGGCTTCCTTCTTCATTCTGACTCCTGACACCTGACTCCTGACTCCTGTTTTCTGCCCCCTGCATCAAGGCCGGCAAGATCAGCGTGAAGGCGCTGCCGCGCCCGGCGGCGGTCTGAACGCGGACGCGCCCGCCGTGCGCTTCGACGATATGCTTGACCAGACTCAACCCCAGGCCGTTGCCATGAATCTGTGCCGCGGTGACTTCGGCGCCGCGATAAAATGGCTCGAAGATGTGCGGCAAATCGCTTGCGTTGATCCCCAGGCCGCGGTCTTCGACGGTGACCTGCACCTCGTCAGCCGCGGCCTTTGCGGTTACACGAATCCAGCGCGGCTCGCCGCCATACTTCATCGCGTTGTTCAGCAAGTTCTGCACCGCGCGGCTGAGCGCCGCCGCGTCTGCCGCAACAGGCGGGAGCTTGGCGGCGAGCTGTTTTTCGACCGTAAAATCGCCTTCTTCGATGAGCGGCGCACAGGCCGCCAACGCGCTTTCGATCACCTCAAGGGCGTCCGCCGGTCGCAGGGCGTAGGCTTTGCGGCCCGATTGAATGCCGGCGAATTCCAGGGCTTGCTCGATCATTGCCGATAGCCGCCGGCCTTCGCTTTCGATCAGCGAGCCATAGCGGCGAACCTGCTCGCCTTCTTCGATGACGCCATCGGCGAGGTTCTCGCCCGCCGAGCAGATGACCGCTAGCGGCGTGCGCATCTCGTGCGAGACGCCGGCGACGAACTCCATCTGTTGGCGGGCCAGGCGCTCGGCTCGGCGCGTCGATGCCAGAATCATGGCGATGCTGAGGCTCAGCAGCAGCAAGATGCCGAAGCTGACGGCGAGATTGCGCCGCCGCGCCGCGCCGACTGCCGCGTCGAGCGAGCCGGCGCGGTGCTGAAGCGCCAGCAGCCAGCGCCCCGCTTCCGTATCGTCCGCCAGAGCGTCCGACAGCCTGTCTTTGTCGAGGGCGCTTTTGACCACAGCGCCATCGCGCTTCATCGCCAGATTGAAGAAGCGGACGGCGGTATGTTCTTTCTTGCCGGCGGTCGTCGTAGACTGCTCGATCTCGTGGGTGACGCCTTCAATGCGAACCGGCGATTCGGCGCGCACGCCGAACAGCGCGCCGCTGGCATCAGCCGCCGCCAGGATGTTCGCCGCCGCGCCGCTCTCTGTTTGATAAATTACACTGGCCGGATTATCGCGACGCGTGATGACGAGCCGGTAATCCAGGCCGTCGCCGCCCGTGAAGTAACGCGCCGCCAGTCGTGGAATCATGTAGTTGTGGATGCAATTAGCATCAAGGGTAACGATGACATGGCTGGTGACAGGAGCAGGCGGCGTCAGGCCGGGCTGTTCGAGCATAAGCGGGTCGGCGACCGCCATGACGAGCGCCATCGCATCGCCGTCAATCACCTCAACGGCGGATCGATAGACGAAACGCGACGACTGAAGCGCGTCTTCGTACTCCTGCTCCAGTGTGGCGCGCAACGGTAGCAGCCCGGAGGGCCAGTCCGTCGGCGTGAAGCTCAGCGCGGCGCGCTCGAAGCGGTAAGCCTGCAAGCGGCCCGCAGCGGTGGGCTGACCGGCAGCGGGCTCGACGAGATAGACGCCGCTGACCAGTTGCGGATAAGGCGCGGACTGCGCCCATTGATCGTAGCGGCGCGCGTAAGTCTGCCAGTCGCGCGCACGCTCAGTGCGCGCATCCATGCGCAGGCTCAAGCAGGCGCGCGACAGTTCGCGATCAAAGTCCTGCGTGAAATTGGCGACGGCCGTCTTGAGGCTCGCTTGCATGCGGTCGCGCTCGGCGCGGCTGACTTCGCCAAGCCAGCGGAATTGCAATACGGCCAGCAGCGGCAGCAGCGCAATCAGCGCCACGACCAGCACAAGCATCAACGACGGCTTGCGTTTCCAGTGCTTCACAGGGGCGATTATAACATCACGTCTTCGCGCCGTGTTCGTCGCCGCGCCGATTTTACATCCTTAACATATGCCAGCGTCGAAGCCCCGCGGCAGCTGAGTAAATCACTTGATCTTCTTCGCCCGAATGTCCCGCCCGCCCCTGTTAATCACCAGAGCGGTGACCTGACCCGCTTCGTCTTTGACAAACGTAGCCTCGGCACTTGCGGTAACTTGTATCGGCGGCGGCATAGGTTTTCGCCGCCCACAGCCGGGCCGTGTGGTAGGAATGCCGCGGGCCTGCCTTGCAATGCAATGTGCCTTGCAATATGCTGCCGCTCGGGGCCCCGCTGAACGCGGGCGTTAGGTGCTCAATATGCTTTCAGTCGGCCAGGCGAGGATGAAGGTATCCTCAGAAACACCAACCCCAGAACACGGAGACTCAAATGAGAAAGCTCAAAATCATCGAACACATCTCGCTGGACGGCGTGATCCAGCACTCCGACGATGACGACGATTTCCCCTACAGCGACTGGACCGCGCCCTATCGGACCCCCGCGGGCCGGGATGCACTCATCGCCGCGCAGGGCGCGAGCTTCGACCTGCTGCTCGGCCGTCGCACCTACGATATCTGGTCGGGCTTCTGGCCAAAGGCGCCGAGCAGTCCGATGGCGGACGGCCTCAATGCGGCAACAAAATATATCGCAACCCACCGTCCGGAGAGTCTTGAATGGGGCCCGTTCGAGGGCCTTGGACCGGACATCGTCGAGGGCGTTGGCCGCCTCAAGTCGCAGGACGGCCCGGAGCTTATCCTCTGGGGTAGCTCCACGCTGACATCGACGCTGCTCGAACATGGGCTTGCGGATGAAGTCCTGCTGGTCGTCTATCCGGTCCTGTTAGGCACGGGGAAGCGCTTCTTTGCGGAGGGAACCCCGGCACGGTCATTCGAGCTTGTCAGCACGACAGCAATGCCGTCCGGCATCATCCTCAGTACTTACAAGGTCGCCGGGCCTTTGAAGACCGCCTAACCCCGACTGCACCGGAGCCGTCGCAGCGCAATCATCCCTTGCTCATCATGGCAAAGGCGGGCCGGACGAAGTAGCCGTTAGCGCGGCTGTTCGGCTCGCCGCTTTTTGTAATCGCGGGATGAGCGGCGCGGGCTAAAGCGGCGCGCCCCTCCTTTGTAGGGTTAGCTTTTTTCTCATCTTATTGTGATGGATCATTACTGCTCATTAAGTCTTGGAAGCGCGAGGCTGAGCGCCGGTTTTTGCAATCGGAATCAGACGCGTTCTTCTTGGATTTGGCGTCTCTCATTGTGTAAAATCAGCTGTCATACCCGTTCGCTATTGCGTTTGCTTGAAGGGGTGATACTTCTGGCAGCTCCTCAAAATAGTCCGCTAATAGATGGGTAGTGAGGAATGAGAATTCGTATTCTGTCTGATTCGCCGTCTAAGGCGAGTGCGTTACGGATCAAATTCTTCAGACAGGTATGGATTTATGAAGTCGAATTAGGCCCTGGCGAATCTAGGATCGCTAATCTAAACCAGATAGCACGAGATCGGGACACTCGATGATGCGAAAACGCCAATAAACAGGGCTTAATCTCAATGTCGAATATACCACCTTCTGCATTCCGGTTTAGAGAGTTCTTGATGTCGAACGGAGTTTATCACTAACCTATGCAATGTTTGCCACACAAACCCAAAGTATTCATTAGCCATAGCACTAAAACCGGAGATCCACTCGCTGTTTGCTTTCTGGATCGCCTCTATCAAACGCTCAAGCAAGCCAGAAACAACGACGGGACAGAAGCGTTTGAAGTCCTGTTGGATAAGACAAACATACTGACAGGCGAGAAGTGGAGCGAGGTGATTCGGGAGTGGGTGTTAAGCTGCGATGCAGCGATTGTCTTGCTCTCCGAAGCCGCCGCCCGTTCTGATTATGTTAAGCAGGAGGTTACGCTATTACAGCAACGTCGGCAATTTCATCCTAATCACTTGATGCTGCTTCCTGTTTGTTTCCCCCAAGTGACGGAGGCGTACCTGAAGAAGCGAATGGGGCCGCAGCAGATTACCGAAAGACAAATGCTGAGGCTTACTGAAACCAACGAAGCCCAGGTTTTGGAGGAACTGCTTTTATTTCTCAACCTACTTCCCCAACGCATCCCCCAACACAAAATCGAAGAACATCTCTTCTCGTTTTTTTGCTTTTCATTTGCTGATGAAGAGTTAAAGAGGATCAGTGATGCGCTGGCCATCGGGCCGTTGCTGGCAGGAGCCCAAATAGATCGCGCACAAATGATTGTCCGCGCGCTGCTAAGGGCGGAGACTGAGCCCAGTGTCTTTCGTTTCCGCAGGCTGCGCACGATGCTGGATGGAATGCGTATCAAGAAGCTTGATCAATGCCAACGGTCGCTGTTGCTAGACTTTGTCTTCCCCTTTTGTTGGGTCAACGCCGAAGCCGCCAGCAAACTGCCCGACATCGCGGCGCGAGTGCCCAGAACGCGGGCTGTAGCATGGGCGCGCGAGTGGGGCCTGAGCGAAAGAATGTATCTGCTACGCGGCTACTGCCATCCGCGCGCCTGTGCGGTCTATGTTTCCAATTTGGACGGCGGCGGCCGTAAACCCATCGGCAGTCATGATAGCTTCCTGGAGCATATCGTAAGTTGCTTGTATCATGCCTTCTTTCATCGTCCTCCAAAAGGCAGATATGAAGATGCCAGAGAGAAGCTTCGCAAGGTAATTGAAGATCGCGAGCAGGAGGGCGAGCCCGTATTTTTAATCATTCCGCTTGACGCTGTAGATAAAGACAGAGCCGAAATGATCCTCGACGAATTCCCCAACGTTACACTCTTTTTCCATAGCGAAACGCTGACGCAAACCGGGTTCGCTGATCTGGAATTGCCCTGCGCCGATTTTCTCGCGCCGCCGCTTGATCTTGAGACTGAACGCGATGCCTATGTGGAATATGGTCGGCTGCTGAAATTGATCGGTGAACCGCTCGACAGACTCGACAACCCGTAAGGATTAGTGCCATGAAGTACGCCACAGTGTTTGACCCTAAATATCCGTTGCTGCCTCCTACCGGCAAGCCAGCCGCCGGGCGTGACTTACGTGATGGCTCATTTTATGTCTTCACTGAGCCGCTAGAGCGAGACCCGACAGTGCTGGTCGTCAAAGTAGCGCTCGCTACAGGTCGCCCATTGCTGCTATGCGGTGCGCCGGGGTCGGGCAAATCCTCGCTAGCCGCGTTCGTGGCGCGAACGATGAACTGGAACTATTTCGAGCAAGTCATCACCTCGCGCACCAGAGCGCAGGATTTGATGTGGAGCTTCGACGCAGTCCGGCGGTTGCGCGACGCGCAGGCCCGCAGCGAAGTGGAAGAACTAACCGCTTACATTGAACCACGTGTGCTGTGGTGGGCCTTCAATCCTGTGGACGCACTCCGGCGCGGTCGGTCCGCCCCGCCTCAGCCGGACACTCCGCCGACCGAAGGTGATGAGGGTCAGCGCAACGCTATGCTGCGCGGTTACCTTCATCCGAGCGTCGTGCTGCTGGATGAAATAGATAAAGCCGACCCTGATGTGCCTAACGACCTACTAGTCGCCATCGGCTCGCAGCGTTTCCGCGTCACAGAGACCGATCACGAAGTTAAATCTGAGCTAACACCTCTGGTCATCATTACCTCAAACAATGAACGCGCTTTGCCAGCCGCGTTCGTGCGCCGCTGCATTGTACACCGGCTCGAACCTCCCGACGCGGTCAGGTTGGTGGAGATAGCCAATCAGCATTTCCCTGAGCAGGGGCAGCAGCAGGAGTTGTTTAAGCAACTTGCCGCCAGGGTCGTGGAAATGAGGGGCAACGCGGCCGAGCGCGGGGGACCGACGCCGAGCACACCTGAGTATCTGGACGCCGTGCGCGCCTGTCTTCAACTTAACATCTTTCCCGGAGACACTCCTGAATGGCGGATCATCCAGGCGGCCGTTTTCGACAAGCAGGTGGAAGGATGAGACATCTCGGCGGCGAAATCTTCCTTGGCGATCTGGCGCGCGCCATTGCAGCCATAGGCTGCAGCGATCCGCAAATAACCGCCACTATCGCCCGGTCGCTTGGGTTCAGACTCGAACAACTTGACGCCGCGCCGCAACTTGATGCGCCGCCGCCGCTCGAAGCCGCCGAGATTACGCCGCTACCGTTCCAATCTGACGTAACGACCCAGCAGAATGATAACGAAGATAAGTCTGAGCCCCCGACTGAATCTCCCTCTGATGAACGCGTCCAATATGACATCACCGAGCCTGATGTCGAGCGTATTCCGGCTGCTTCGCAGCCGGCGCCGCAACCGGCGGCCCCCTGGCCAGAGTGGGAGCGCGTTGCTGCCTTTAGCTTGCGCTATCGCCCGCTATTTTTGCCGCAATGGACGAGGGGCCTGTTGAGCGAAGCGGCGGCGAGCTGGCGTGAGGATGGCGCGGTGGACATCCCTCGTACCGTGGAGGTTCTGGCGCTTAGCGCAGCGCCAGCTGAGTTGCCCCGTCTTTACGCACTGACGCTGGCGCGCGGCTGCCAGGTGATGATTGATGTCAGCGACGGAATGGCTCCCTTCGCCGGAGATTGCTGGCAGTTGGTTGATTCTCTGCGGTCGGTCGTCGGGCACGAACAGGTGCAGGTCTTTTATTTCAAAGACTGCCCAATATTCGGTCTGGAAACGGAGGCCGATGCGAGGTTCATCCCTTTCCAGCCGCCGCCGCGCGCTACGCCTGTGTTGCTGCTCAGCGACCTGGGCATCGCCGCCCCGGAG encodes:
- the rffA gene encoding dTDP-4-amino-4,6-dideoxygalactose transaminase, yielding MPSRIPFNKPFLVGKESDYLAEALRPGNVASDGHFTQACAQLLETRFGIRKVLITPSGTTALEMAAMLCDLGPGDEVIMPSFTFSSTANAVIRCGARPVFVDIRPDTLNLDETLIEAAITPRTRAIIPIHYAGVGCAMDEVMKTAAAHGLLVIEDAAQGVNAFYGGKPLGAIGHLGAYSFHYTKNYLCGEGGALTVNAPDLIERAEIIRDKGTNRKQFLRGEVDKYTWVDVGCSSAPGEIVCAFLYAQLEQMDAITQRRREIYAFYQRRLEPLARAGLLGLPTIPDDCESNYHLFYILLPTASMRDQLMSHLQAQGIQAVFHYVPLHSSPFGKRFGDRQLPVTDQLSARLLRLPFFNDITTDEQAEVVEQIAAFLKQTPEDNRREPYVLAAGQPEEPAP
- a CDS encoding glycosyltransferase family 2 protein, coding for MSRATEAGASASAPDLSVVIPVYRSEDCLPALVSAIEQALVPVGRTYEVVLVNDCSPDQSWKVIRALCRDHANIIGVDLRRNFGQDNAIMTGLRLARGRYVAIMDDDLQHHPRDLPALLDKAEEGYDVVYADFRVKRQKAWKNLGSWFNGKVAEWVIHKPKEIYLSPYKVIHSEVAKLICAYDGPRPYVDGLLFQVTSRITQLPVEHHTRFAGRSTYTFWGSVRVWARLAFSFSVQPLRLVTWFGFSFAFLGLVLTLVVVGYRLLFPEAFSNAVAGWASLMVALLLVGGIQMVFFGILGEYTGQTYLRVNNKPQAAIREVINRERTAQPRMARQEVSLGNQSDL
- a CDS encoding Wzz/FepE/Etk N-terminal domain-containing protein — encoded protein: MSADEIRLDRYVLAVWRAKWWIILLALLATGVAAFLANRQPASYEATALVEVGRVWNQPLKDLFITAETANSPGFIHDLAGKLGVAPKQLLRAVQAEAYVSGVPHARYAILIRIVATTDNPDQSVRFAQAVADEIVAWHAQIYEEAMRPHLARQQQLEEQLKPLQSSPTTRDTSLKIESELEEVKTNNTSPLLTAKTHLVERIVAGGGSKPPIWRSAASWGLAAALAGVVLALIIGHLKSRVR
- a CDS encoding HAMP domain-containing sensor histidine kinase, translating into MKHWKRKPSLMLVLVVALIALLPLLAVLQFRWLGEVSRAERDRMQASLKTAVANFTQDFDRELSRACLSLRMDARTERARDWQTYARRYDQWAQSAPYPQLVSGVYLVEPAAGQPTAAGRLQAYRFERAALSFTPTDWPSGLLPLRATLEQEYEDALQSSRFVYRSAVEVIDGDAMALVMAVADPLMLEQPGLTPPAPVTSHVIVTLDANCIHNYMIPRLAARYFTGGDGLDYRLVITRRDNPASVIYQTESGAAANILAAADASGALFGVRAESPVRIEGVTHEIEQSTTTAGKKEHTAVRFFNLAMKRDGAVVKSALDKDRLSDALADDTEAGRWLLALQHRAGSLDAAVGAARRRNLAVSFGILLLLSLSIAMILASTRRAERLARQQMEFVAGVSHEMRTPLAVICSAGENLADGVIEEGEQVRRYGSLIESEGRRLSAMIEQALEFAGIQSGRKAYALRPADALEVIESALAACAPLIEEGDFTVEKQLAAKLPPVAADAAALSRAVQNLLNNAMKYGGEPRWIRVTAKAAADEVQVTVEDRGLGINASDLPHIFEPFYRGAEVTAAQIHGNGLGLSLVKHIVEAHGGRVRVQTAAGRGSAFTLILPALMQGAENRSQESGVRSQNEEGSRLSPPLSF
- a CDS encoding glycosyltransferase family 39 protein, which encodes MATSEQEIEQDKPSARRRALADRLPLVITLVAGAVCYGLFYRRGLGLAVIGYSVAPTERVLQGEVPYRDFLFNYTPGILWLNALLMKWFGVTLLTVRAGLLVTRLLTLALVYHLARRLAGFWLGLLPVALTVAWLGYEHLFNPYPDVYFMPLALAGLLCALNYDQSSRAGWLLLGGLAAGGVFLFKHNVGVFVMGCGLIALGLREWAVGAYQTRGEMARGLVQRAAIYLIGFGSVVAAMAAYLYSRHALGAMVEHFRHHAAAYSESRAIGLPSPKQLWPLALGLAVAFVGAVMIIKRAPRLLAAFVTLMTALMAALVLWPGRAFIFKQAATAAVAYLPPTLFALAAAAALWPGVRALRSSSNEPAFRDRLNATRQAIASKFQTREARREWWQRNGAMLTVMLYALGVYLEMFPRADYYHLVRVLPPVFLLLLAALPRARPVIESGLRSRLAAAPRAGWLVILLPVFLLVVTGWQATWRPQFDGRFRFVNRHELAIERGRGILVGQQQAALVDGLVKLIQDNSAADEPIFSFSQRASALYFLAARRNPTRFLWWRSVGISRAERDGVMQMISERQPKLVIVQEIAATEKTREFIGQYYRRLGAVADLAVYGRD
- a CDS encoding class I SAM-dependent methyltransferase, which encodes MATSLIYKSTPLYQLVMRTLYGRHLDSRYRVIAELIATGASVLDLCCGPPILFKRHLRQRGVRYMGLDINAGFIEQLVSSGGRGQVWDLRKDEPLPPADYVIMQGALYDFLPDALPVVERMFAAARQQVIIAEPIRNLANSQWPLMRWVARHLTDPGSGAQPHRFTEQTLDDFFAAYAEQLDRAFLIPGGREKVYVFNKR
- a CDS encoding response regulator transcription factor, encoding MTKRILLIEDEPGLVLTLSDRLGKEGYAVEAARDGESGLQRAATEGFDVILLDVMLPRKNGFDVCRDLRQQGVRTPVLMLTARGQVVDKVVGLKLGADDYLTKPFEMIELLARIEALLRRAPAATLDTAEVYQFGKVRIDFRKAEVTRDGQPVELSAREFALLRYFIEHRESAITRDTLLNEVWGYHAMPSTRTVDVHVAWLRQKLETNPRHPQYILTVHGLGYKFIG